The Amycolatopsis sp. YIM 10 genome window below encodes:
- a CDS encoding HK97 family phage prohead protease translates to MTEILTRCFMPELEVRSAAQGGDGRTVVGIAVPYGKPQRIDSRLTEQFGRGAFNAQLRAAHRIGFFRDHGPHGGTLIGPTTLLRDDAAGLYGEWRVSKTEKGDETLELIKDGALSELSIGFREGQNRTLPGGVIERATATLTEVAVVMAGAYGGDASVLAVRSASTMERRAAAAQIIANLPTLSVDADLLTRPGSH, encoded by the coding sequence GTGACTGAGATTCTGACGCGGTGCTTCATGCCCGAGCTGGAGGTGCGTTCGGCGGCGCAGGGCGGCGACGGCCGGACTGTGGTCGGTATCGCCGTGCCGTACGGCAAGCCACAGCGCATCGACTCGCGCCTGACCGAGCAGTTCGGCCGTGGCGCGTTCAATGCACAACTGCGCGCCGCGCACCGTATCGGGTTCTTCAGGGACCACGGACCGCACGGCGGCACGCTGATCGGTCCGACCACGCTGCTCCGTGACGACGCCGCCGGGCTCTACGGCGAGTGGCGCGTGTCCAAAACGGAGAAGGGTGACGAGACGCTCGAACTGATCAAGGACGGCGCGCTGTCCGAACTCAGCATCGGGTTCCGGGAAGGACAGAACCGCACGCTTCCCGGTGGGGTGATCGAGCGTGCGACGGCGACGCTGACCGAAGTGGCCGTCGTGATGGCTGGCGCCTACGGCGGTGACGCCTCGGTTCTGGCGGTGCGTAGTGCGTCCACTATGGAACGTCGCGCGGCTGCCGCGCAGATCATCGCGAACCTGCCGACGCTGTCCGTCGACGCGGATCTGCTCACTCGACCAGGCTCGCACTGA
- a CDS encoding DUF5047 domain-containing protein, with amino-acid sequence MRPVSARFLDAVRGSHKMVSRVRVCAPGQTGVNPVGPVLALRSGDVKLDATAAVRGTANVTVVDEFPRTPSALLTPYGNELFIERGIDYGDGTKEFVGLGYFRLTDVDQADARRLGEIRLVAEDRMGGLIEADVLQPFEFGPTATIAQVFDLLVKEVYPSATIEFDFDANTPFGISHVVEKSRFEFLQDIVDSRARVWYWDHRGVLVIRKAPNPDVPVFRVNQGARGVLTQMSRGLTRKGVYNAVVATGEPAGELPPVRGVALDTNPYSPTRWDGPYGKVPKFYSSSFLTSTAQCEDAARAQLQRAQGLPYRVDFQAVVNTALEPLDVVAVEYDQFEDTEIHVLEQVTHPLVAGTAMSATTRQKLIGVPVV; translated from the coding sequence ATGAGGCCGGTCAGCGCGCGGTTCCTCGACGCGGTACGGGGATCGCACAAGATGGTGTCCCGGGTGCGGGTGTGCGCGCCGGGCCAGACCGGCGTGAACCCGGTCGGCCCGGTCCTGGCGCTGCGCTCGGGAGACGTGAAGCTCGACGCCACCGCCGCCGTACGCGGCACGGCGAACGTGACCGTGGTCGACGAGTTCCCCCGCACCCCCTCGGCGCTGCTGACCCCCTACGGCAACGAGCTGTTCATCGAGCGCGGCATCGACTACGGCGACGGAACGAAGGAGTTCGTCGGGCTCGGCTATTTCCGGCTCACCGACGTCGACCAGGCCGACGCGCGCCGCCTCGGGGAAATCCGGCTCGTCGCCGAGGACCGCATGGGCGGGCTCATCGAGGCCGACGTGCTCCAGCCGTTCGAGTTCGGCCCGACCGCGACCATCGCGCAGGTCTTCGACCTCCTGGTCAAGGAGGTCTATCCCAGCGCGACGATCGAATTCGACTTCGACGCGAACACCCCGTTCGGGATCAGCCACGTGGTGGAGAAGTCCCGTTTCGAGTTCCTCCAGGACATCGTCGACAGCCGGGCGCGGGTTTGGTACTGGGATCACCGCGGTGTGCTCGTGATCAGGAAGGCGCCGAACCCGGATGTGCCGGTGTTCCGCGTGAACCAGGGCGCGCGCGGCGTGCTCACCCAGATGTCCCGCGGCTTGACCCGCAAGGGCGTGTACAACGCCGTGGTGGCCACCGGGGAACCGGCCGGCGAGCTGCCGCCGGTGCGCGGTGTCGCGCTGGACACCAACCCCTACAGCCCCACCCGCTGGGACGGCCCGTACGGCAAGGTCCCGAAGTTCTACAGCAGCTCGTTCCTGACCTCCACCGCGCAGTGCGAGGACGCGGCCCGCGCGCAGCTCCAGCGCGCCCAGGGGCTGCCGTACCGGGTGGACTTCCAGGCCGTGGTGAACACCGCGCTGGAGCCGCTGGACGTGGTGGCCGTCGAGTACGACCAGTTCGAGGACACCGAGATTCACGTGCTCGAACAGGTCACCCACCCGCTCGTCGCCGGGACCGCGATGTCCGCGACCACCCGGCAGAAGCTGATCGGAGTCCCCGTCGTATGA
- a CDS encoding phage head-tail connector protein, whose product MTWPPTLDDLKADLKIPESDTRDDAVLAQQLAAAIAFIQRVRPEFNYAADPLTELPEPTADLELGTLRLAGRWFTRRRSPDALVAMGELGSARIPAFDPDIERLLGIGRFRGPVFA is encoded by the coding sequence ATGACTTGGCCGCCCACGCTGGATGATCTCAAGGCCGACTTGAAGATCCCCGAGTCGGACACGCGCGACGACGCGGTACTGGCGCAGCAGCTGGCCGCGGCGATCGCGTTCATCCAGCGTGTGCGGCCGGAGTTCAACTACGCGGCCGATCCGCTGACCGAGCTGCCCGAGCCGACGGCGGATCTCGAACTGGGCACGCTCCGGCTGGCCGGCCGGTGGTTCACCCGCCGCCGGTCGCCGGACGCCCTCGTCGCGATGGGCGAACTCGGCAGCGCCCGGATTCCGGCGTTCGACCCGGACATCGAGCGCCTGCTGGGAATCGGCCGCTTCCGAGGGCCGGTGTTCGCATGA
- a CDS encoding phage major capsid protein: MPNPYLVRLRNQHDELRTSIDSVQKKALDENRDLTSDELRSITDDVAKLQALTAQIEQLANAEQHSRSASEQADRLETLTRETGDEQQQNRARNAGEMAARLAEGDTEGENLAGEHHRSRSRTTTRDRDPGHYRSVKDGGQNSFFGDHYRSKVLGDAEATKRLEEHMRAVTQASGGTGIIPPKWLTEEYESIARQVRVVANMVRHIPLGDDPRPLVLPKQTGGTDQNIVPQAAEGANTPAWGVDRFTTNHDTLTPHTEAAYQDVARQLLGSSTPAVDMLIMGDLRAAWDTKVENIVCAAILAGGTAAGTTFATEAAFATDAAAIDGVIDGQMAVSGDQRGPADLVIANFRRFGAFRKLKDGNSRPLMPVSRYNPQNAAGAVGNVLMGDIEGSDVVGTAGVPTAYPEKYAVLRRHAVILGESDLLDFTYEQVGGPAFVRMGIWGYVGVLVRNPNSVSVQTVTAA; encoded by the coding sequence ATGCCGAACCCTTATCTGGTCCGGTTGCGCAATCAGCACGACGAGCTGCGCACCTCCATCGACAGCGTCCAGAAGAAGGCGCTCGACGAGAACCGAGACCTCACCAGCGACGAACTTCGTTCCATCACCGACGACGTCGCGAAGCTCCAGGCCCTGACCGCGCAGATCGAGCAGCTCGCCAACGCCGAGCAGCACAGCCGGTCAGCGTCCGAGCAGGCCGACCGCCTGGAGACCCTGACGCGCGAGACCGGCGACGAGCAGCAGCAGAACCGCGCCCGGAATGCCGGCGAGATGGCCGCGCGGCTGGCCGAGGGCGACACCGAGGGCGAGAACCTCGCCGGTGAGCACCACCGTTCCCGCTCGCGCACCACCACACGCGACCGCGACCCGGGCCACTACCGGTCTGTCAAGGACGGCGGCCAAAACTCTTTCTTCGGTGACCACTACCGCTCCAAGGTGCTCGGCGACGCCGAGGCGACCAAGCGCCTTGAGGAGCACATGCGGGCGGTCACGCAGGCCTCGGGCGGAACGGGCATCATCCCGCCGAAGTGGCTGACCGAGGAATACGAGTCGATCGCCCGGCAGGTCCGCGTCGTGGCGAACATGGTCCGCCACATTCCGCTCGGTGACGACCCGCGTCCGCTCGTGCTGCCCAAGCAGACCGGCGGCACCGACCAGAACATCGTCCCGCAGGCCGCCGAGGGCGCGAACACCCCGGCGTGGGGCGTCGATCGCTTCACCACCAACCACGACACGCTCACGCCGCACACCGAAGCCGCCTACCAGGATGTCGCGCGCCAGCTGCTCGGCTCGTCCACCCCGGCCGTCGACATGCTGATCATGGGCGACCTGCGTGCCGCCTGGGACACCAAGGTCGAAAACATCGTGTGCGCGGCGATCCTCGCGGGCGGCACGGCCGCGGGGACCACGTTCGCCACCGAGGCCGCGTTCGCCACGGACGCCGCCGCGATCGACGGCGTGATCGACGGGCAGATGGCGGTCTCCGGTGACCAGCGCGGGCCGGCCGACCTGGTCATCGCGAACTTCCGCCGGTTCGGCGCGTTCCGCAAGCTCAAGGACGGCAACAGCCGGCCGCTCATGCCCGTGTCCCGGTACAACCCGCAGAACGCGGCGGGCGCGGTGGGCAACGTGCTGATGGGCGACATCGAGGGCAGCGACGTCGTGGGCACCGCCGGTGTCCCGACCGCGTACCCCGAGAAGTACGCGGTGCTGCGCCGCCATGCGGTCATCCTCGGCGAGTCGGACCTGCTCGACTTCACCTACGAGCAGGTCGGTGGCCCCGCGTTCGTCCGCATGGGCATCTGGGGCTACGTCGGCGTTCTGGTGCGCAACCCGAACTCCGTGTCAGTCCAGACGGTCACGGCGGCCTGA